The nucleotide window GTGAGGCCGGGTAGATTACAGCGGCAGTAGAGCGAGTTTTTCTACCTTTCCTGAGCAATTCCCTTTTCCACCTTTCCCAATGAGAAAACCATTCCTTGCCGCGCTGGCCCTCCTTCCCCTGGCGGCCGCGGCCCAACAATCGGTGCTGACGCCGGAGAAGCTCTGGCAGCTGGGCCGCCTGGGCGAAATGCAGGTGTCGCCGGACCAGAAAACGGTGGCCTTCACAGTGACGCGCTACAGCCTGGGCGACAACAAAGGCAGCGCCGACATTTACCTGGTGCCCGTGGCCGGCGGCGCGGTAAAGCAGCTGACCAACACCCCCGCCGTTTCCGAAAATACCCTCAACTGGCGCCCCGACGGCAAGTTGACCTTCCTCTCAAGCGAAGGCGGCACCGACCAGCTCTACGTCATCAGCGCCGATGGCTCGGGCAAGCAGCAGCTCAGCCAATTTCCGGAAGAAGGCCTGAGTAATCTGAAGTATGCGCCCAAGGGTAATTTTATTCTCTACACCCAGGACGTGAAAACGGGCAAGGAGGTAAAGGACTGGTACGCCGACCTGCCCAAGGCCGACGCCCGCATCATCGACGATTTGAACTACCGCCACTGGAACGTGTGGGACGATTACAAAGTCTCCCACGTGTTTTTCCAGCCCGTGGGCTCGGATGGTAAGCCCACCGGCTACGGCAAGGATGCCATGGCCGGCGAGAAGTTTGACGCGCCCCTGCAGCCCTTGGCCGGCTCTGAGCAGCTGGCCTTTTCGCCCGACGGCTACTCAGTGGCTTATACCTCGCGCAAGCTCACGGGCAAGGCCGAAGCCGAAAGCACCAACTCCGACATCTACCTCTACAGCATCCGGGAAGGCAAAACCGAAAACCTGAGCCTGGGCCTGGAAGGCTACGACACGGAGCCCGTATTTTCGCCCGACGGCTCGAAGGTGGCCTGGCTAAGCATGGCCACCCCGGGCTTTGAGTCGGACCGCAACGGCATCGTGGTGTACGACTTCAAAACCAAGCAGCGCACGGATATTACCAAGGGTTCGGAGCAGGCCGCGGCTAACATCCGCTGGAGCACCGACGGCAAAACCATCTACTTCGCCAGCGTTATTCAGGGCACCGACCAGATTTTCTCGGTTCCCAGCAAGGGCGGCAAGGTGAAGCAGCTCACCAAGGGTGCCCAGAACTACAACTCGTTTGAGCTGGCCGGCAAAGACCAGGCAATTGCCAACAAAACTACCATCAGCAGCCCCGCCGACCTGGTGCGCGTGGATCTGAAAACCGGCAAGGAAACTCCGCTGACCACCATTAACAAGGACGAGCTGAGTGGCCTGAAGATGGGCAAGGTGGAAAGCCGGCAGGTAACCACCACCGACGGCAAGCAGATGCTGGTCTACGTCATCTACCCGCCCGACTTCGACGCGAGCAAGAAATACCCGACCCTGCTGTATTGCCAGGGCGGCCCTCAGAGTCCGGTTACCCAGAGCTTTTCGTACCGCTGGAACTTCCAGCTGATGGCCGCCAACGGCTACATCGTAGTGGCGCCCAACCGCCGCGGCCTGCCGGGCTTCGGTACCGAATGGAACAACAGCATCAGCGGCGACTGGGGCGGGCAGCCCATCCGGGACTACCTCTCCGCCATTGACGACGTAAGCAAGGAAAGCTACGTGGACAAGGACCGGCGCGGCTGCGTAGGGGCTTCCTACGGCGGCTATTCGGTGTACTACCTGGCAGGCCACCACCAGGGCCGCTTCAAGACCTTTATTGCCCACGCCGGCCTGTTTAATCTGACCAGCTGGTACCCCAGCACCGAGGAAATGTTCTTTGCCAAGCACGACATTGGGGCCGCGCCCTGGGAAATGCCCCAGCACAAGAGCTACACCGGGTTTAACCCCCAGCAGTTTGTGGGCCAGTGGGACACCCCGATTCTGGTGATTCACGGCGGCAAGGACTTCCGGGTGCCCGAGGGCCAAGGCATGGAAGCTTTTGGCTCGGCCCAGCTGCGCGGCATTCCCAGCCGCTTCCTATACTTCCCCAACGAAGGCCACTGGATTCAGAAGCCCCAGAACGCGGTGCTTTGGAACCGGGTGTTCTTCGAGTGGCTGGGCCGCACGCTCAAGCCCGAAGCCCAGGCGGCGAAGTAGCCTGACCGAACCACTCACCCGCAGACCCTGCCGCTACCGGCAGGGTCTGTTTGTTTTTGGGTTCCTGGTTTTGCCGCCCTATCTTTTGGTCACTATCCTTATAAACCTATTGTCCTATGCGCTTCGTCGTATTGAGCACCCTGCTGTTGCCCGGTCTGCTGGCAGCTTATTCGGGCCATGCGCAAGGAAGTGTGCTGTATCAGCCGCAACCGTATCAGCCGCAAACTCGCTACCAATTATCCTCGCCAAATCAGTACCGTGCCCCAAAGCCAATCATAATTGCTCCGACGATTCCCGTCGACGCTGACGGATCCATTAAACAGGAGCCTGATTCTGCCACCCGGCGCCAATATGCCCGCCACCGAGTGCGCACCGTGCTAAAAACTCGCCTCGATAAACAGGGCCAGGTGCAAGACACCGTTGAGTACCTGGCCGTGGATGAGCAAGGTCGCTGGACGGAGGTGGGCCGGTGGCAAGGCCAGGTACATCGGCAGTGGAGCTATAATAGCAACGGCCAGTGCACGGCATTGGTAGAACACCCTTATGCGGCCCGTCCTTATACCGTTATCAACACGTACAATCCGGCGCTGGGACGGGGCCACCAGGAAGTGCTCCAACGGAATGGAACCCACACCGTGGTGCAGGAAAAGCAGCTCTACCAAAACGGCGACACACTGCTAACCGAAATCAAGGCCCACGGGCTACTGGTAGGCAATTATTACTACCCGGAGTATGTCCAGCGCAGCCTTCGCCTGGTACCCCACCCCGACACAATGCTGACCCTGACTTGCTTTTATGACAAGAACCAGCACCCCACCAGCTATCAGTTCGACTATTTGCTCTACCAGCGCGGCCGGCTGCTGGAAACAGGCAAGATAAATCCGCGCAAACTAGGCTCGGCAGCCAATGATACCAGTGCTCAAAAGATGGGGCCGGCTCAGGCATTGGCAGCGCTACGCCGGGGTACCGGGTTACAGCCCCAGAACCGCCGTTTCTATGACTCACAGCACCGCCTTATTCGGCACGAATTCACGAGAGCGAAGGATTTACGTTCTTCTCGGGCTGTCATCAATTACACCTATAATAACCTGGGGCAGCTAATCGGCCGGGAAAATTCCTCTGTAAGTGCCGGGGTTAGTATCCGCTCCACCTATACCGTATTTTCCTACTCCCCAACAGGGCTCCTGACGGGCGAAACCACGAATACCGGCAACGGCAGCCCCGTTTTTTACCGTTACCAGTATCAATACTACGATTAGGACTGCCCCCGGCAAGAGCCGCTTCAGTAGTACTCGTCGTGGCTGAGCCGTGGTGCAAGTTGGTTTTGGGGTGGCTTCTGGCTGCTAGGACCTGTACATAAGCGGTAAGTAATTCGCCAGGCATGCAACGCAGTTGAGTTTAGGTAAGTACAGAGTATACTTTCCGTCCACGCCTGCCCCGCTGCTTCTCCTCCACTGTGCTCATCCGCCTGCTTTCTTTCTGCGTGCTCTTGCTTGGCTTTTTGGTACCCGGCCGGGCCCAGAGCAGCGCTGATGACCATACCGTACTCGACACGCTGTACCTGCAGGATGAAAACCATCGGCACGTGTCGGAGGTGTACCGCTACTGCACCGAGCCGTTTGCGGTGAAGCCCAGCCCCGAGAGGGCCGACAGCCTCTGGCAAGCCGGGGCTTTTCAAACCGGCCGTTGGCACAAGGCGCTTAGCCTGGGCTTTTTGCACCAGCGCGTATGGGTGCGTATTGCCGTGGCCAACACCTCAAGCCAACGCAGCCGCTACGTGTGGAGCATCTACAACTTTACCGACAGCGCCACGCTTTACTTCCGGCCCAACGGCTCCGAGCAGTTTCACCGGGTGCAGGCCAGCTCCTGGCAGCAAGCCGATCAACGCCCTTTCCCGGCCCGGTCGTTGAGCTTCCCCTTTGTCCTGGAGGCCGGTCAGCGGGCCGTGCTTTATCTGCGCGTCGACCATCGTGCGGGTGCCCTGTATCTGCCCACGTACATCGAGACGACCGAACAGTTTCTGGCCTCTGAGGTGGAGGCGCCCTTCGAGCGGCACTGGATTTGGCTGCTGGGCTTTTACGTAAGCAGTGCTCTGTTCAACCTGGTGCTCTACACCTTCCTGCGCGACCGAATCCACATCTGGTACGTGGTGTATGTGGTGTGCATCACCTTGTTTCTGCTGATGGAAGACGGGTTCGACGCCTGGGTCCTGCCCGCCGCGCTGTACCGCCTAGTATGGTCGGTGGGGCAGTTTAATTTCCTGCTGCTGGCCGCGGCCTGTGGCGTGCAGATCATGCAGTCCTTTCTGCGCCTGCGCTCCGGCTGGCCCCGGCTGTACCGCCTGGGCAACTGGCTTTCGGCCCTGGCAGCGGCGTTTGTATTGGCCTATGCGGTTCTGTTTCCCGTTGCGGTGCGCTCCGGCCTTCTCTACCCTACCCTGCTCAACGGGCTGCGCGAAGTACTGCTGGGGGCCCTGGCGCTCTACAGTTGGGTAACCTTGCTCAACGTGCTGTTGTCGCGCCGGCGTCGGCAGCTGGGCGCCTACTACGCCCTGACCTACTTCTTCTTTTTCGTAGGCTTTCTGCTGTTCTGGCTGAATCATTTGGGGCTGACCAACTTCAACCTGGTGCAGCCCAACGCCCTGGCCTGGGGCCTGGTGCTGGAGCTGCTGGTACTTAGCGGCCTGCTCACGGGCCGGTTTCGGCACACGCTGCGGCAGAATGAAAAGCTGCGAATCCGACAGCTGCGGCAGCGCAACGCCCAAAGTGCCCGTCTGATTGCGGCCCAGGAAGAAGAACGGGCCCAGCTGGCCCGGGAGCTGCACGACGCG belongs to Hymenobacter cellulosilyticus and includes:
- a CDS encoding S9 family peptidase encodes the protein MRKPFLAALALLPLAAAAQQSVLTPEKLWQLGRLGEMQVSPDQKTVAFTVTRYSLGDNKGSADIYLVPVAGGAVKQLTNTPAVSENTLNWRPDGKLTFLSSEGGTDQLYVISADGSGKQQLSQFPEEGLSNLKYAPKGNFILYTQDVKTGKEVKDWYADLPKADARIIDDLNYRHWNVWDDYKVSHVFFQPVGSDGKPTGYGKDAMAGEKFDAPLQPLAGSEQLAFSPDGYSVAYTSRKLTGKAEAESTNSDIYLYSIREGKTENLSLGLEGYDTEPVFSPDGSKVAWLSMATPGFESDRNGIVVYDFKTKQRTDITKGSEQAAANIRWSTDGKTIYFASVIQGTDQIFSVPSKGGKVKQLTKGAQNYNSFELAGKDQAIANKTTISSPADLVRVDLKTGKETPLTTINKDELSGLKMGKVESRQVTTTDGKQMLVYVIYPPDFDASKKYPTLLYCQGGPQSPVTQSFSYRWNFQLMAANGYIVVAPNRRGLPGFGTEWNNSISGDWGGQPIRDYLSAIDDVSKESYVDKDRRGCVGASYGGYSVYYLAGHHQGRFKTFIAHAGLFNLTSWYPSTEEMFFAKHDIGAAPWEMPQHKSYTGFNPQQFVGQWDTPILVIHGGKDFRVPEGQGMEAFGSAQLRGIPSRFLYFPNEGHWIQKPQNAVLWNRVFFEWLGRTLKPEAQAAK
- a CDS encoding sensor histidine kinase, coding for MLIRLLSFCVLLLGFLVPGRAQSSADDHTVLDTLYLQDENHRHVSEVYRYCTEPFAVKPSPERADSLWQAGAFQTGRWHKALSLGFLHQRVWVRIAVANTSSQRSRYVWSIYNFTDSATLYFRPNGSEQFHRVQASSWQQADQRPFPARSLSFPFVLEAGQRAVLYLRVDHRAGALYLPTYIETTEQFLASEVEAPFERHWIWLLGFYVSSALFNLVLYTFLRDRIHIWYVVYVVCITLFLLMEDGFDAWVLPAALYRLVWSVGQFNFLLLAAACGVQIMQSFLRLRSGWPRLYRLGNWLSALAAAFVLAYAVLFPVAVRSGLLYPTLLNGLREVLLGALALYSWVTLLNVLLSRRRRQLGAYYALTYFFFFVGFLLFWLNHLGLTNFNLVQPNALAWGLVLELLVLSGLLTGRFRHTLRQNEKLRIRQLRQRNAQSARLIAAQEEERAQLARELHDALGPNLAALHMAWQGPAMREALATSPAAAAVGQHTELLLRHLRDEVRTYSHTLLPSEPGLGTLSESLAALSKLHNLHGSPVVRTYCDAAVNELPTHIQQTAYRIAAELLNNAIRHSRANEVSVQMLRHSEELEIMVEDNGRGFAEPSRNSGIGLRGCGPGPTICAGSSTSTAPRRAVVLLSEFLAN